In Lysinibacillus sp. FSL M8-0337, the following proteins share a genomic window:
- a CDS encoding DUF402 domain-containing protein yields MAIPVEGETIQIHSYKHNGRIHRVWQETMVLKGTKNIIIGANERTLVTESDGRTWLTREPSICYFHAEHWFNIICMLREDGVYYYCNLSSPFVFDNNAIKYIDYDLDIKVFPDMSYTLLDEDEYEQHRQEMSYPDVIDKILKRNVEKLISWIQQKRGPFAPDFIDAWTNRYKFQLDMQADDCQ; encoded by the coding sequence ATGGCAATACCGGTAGAAGGAGAAACGATACAAATACATAGTTATAAGCACAACGGCCGCATCCACCGTGTTTGGCAAGAAACAATGGTTTTAAAAGGGACGAAAAACATTATAATCGGTGCGAATGAACGAACACTTGTGACAGAATCCGATGGTCGTACGTGGCTAACGAGAGAGCCTTCTATTTGTTATTTCCATGCGGAGCACTGGTTCAACATCATCTGCATGCTGCGTGAGGACGGTGTGTATTATTATTGTAATCTAAGCTCACCATTTGTTTTCGATAATAATGCCATTAAATATATTGACTACGATTTAGATATTAAGGTTTTTCCGGATATGTCGTATACCCTTTTAGATGAAGATGAATATGAACAACATCGACAGGAAATGTCTTACCCAGATGTAATCGATAAAATTTTAAAGCGCAATGTCGAAAAATTAATTAGCTGGATACAACAAAAAAGAGGGCCTTTTGCACCTGATTTTATCGATGCTTGGACGAATCGTTATAAGTTTCAGCTCGATATGCAAGCAGATGATTGTCAGTAA
- a CDS encoding ABC transporter ATP-binding protein: protein MGSVKRYMRFVKPYTWEILLTVLIGIVKFAIPLFIPLLIKIVLDDIIGAEDLTDTEKTKELFYWLGGTIIVFFVIRPPIEYYRQYFAQHVSNKVLFDIRKEIYAHLQRLSLKYYANTRAGEVISRVINDVEQTKNFVMTGLMNVWLDFATIVIAVGIMLAMDVKLTLVALIAFPFYAISVKFFFGKLRTLTRNRSQALAGVQSYLHERVAGMSIIKSFTLEKHEQQLFNEANGEFFEKALDHTKWNAKSFAVVNTITDVAPLLVIAYAGYQVINGPLSLGTMVAFIAYIERLYGPLRRLVSSSTTLTQSIASMDRMFELIDEPYEVKNKENALTLPRASGEVRFENVAFQYEVDGSPILKNMNFTIKPGETVAFVGMSGGGKSTIISLIPRFYDATDGAVFVDGHNVKDVTIHSLRAQIGIVLQDNILFSDSVKENILMGKPGASDEEVMAAAKAANAHDFIMNLPNGYNTKVGERGVKLSGGQKQRVAIARVFLKNPPILILDEATSALDLESEALIQESLDALVHDRTTIIIAHRLSTITHADNIFVIDHGQLIEKGNHEQLMKKQGTYYNLFQVQHLD from the coding sequence TTGGGTAGCGTAAAGCGTTATATGCGTTTTGTCAAACCATATACATGGGAAATACTTTTAACCGTATTAATTGGTATTGTGAAATTTGCGATTCCGTTATTTATTCCATTGCTTATAAAAATAGTACTTGATGATATTATTGGTGCTGAGGATTTAACGGATACAGAAAAAACAAAGGAATTGTTTTATTGGCTAGGTGGAACAATTATTGTATTTTTCGTTATACGTCCACCAATAGAATACTACCGTCAATACTTTGCACAGCATGTGAGTAATAAGGTACTTTTTGATATCCGAAAAGAAATTTATGCGCATCTACAGCGACTAAGCCTGAAGTATTACGCAAATACAAGAGCTGGCGAGGTCATTTCACGTGTTATTAATGATGTGGAACAAACGAAAAACTTTGTTATGACCGGTTTAATGAATGTTTGGCTTGATTTTGCAACAATTGTCATTGCGGTAGGTATTATGCTAGCAATGGATGTCAAACTGACACTTGTCGCATTAATTGCATTCCCATTCTATGCAATTAGTGTAAAGTTCTTCTTTGGTAAACTACGAACTTTAACACGTAACCGTTCACAGGCACTTGCAGGTGTGCAAAGTTATTTACATGAGCGAGTAGCTGGAATGAGTATTATTAAAAGCTTTACGCTAGAAAAACATGAACAACAGTTATTCAATGAAGCAAATGGCGAGTTTTTTGAAAAAGCACTTGATCATACAAAATGGAATGCCAAGTCCTTTGCGGTAGTCAATACGATTACGGACGTGGCACCATTACTTGTTATTGCTTATGCTGGCTATCAAGTGATAAATGGCCCATTATCACTAGGAACGATGGTTGCTTTTATCGCTTATATTGAGCGTCTCTACGGACCACTTCGTCGTTTAGTAAGTTCATCTACAACGTTAACCCAATCTATCGCTTCGATGGATCGTATGTTTGAACTAATAGACGAGCCTTATGAAGTGAAAAATAAGGAAAATGCCCTTACATTACCGCGAGCATCAGGTGAAGTGCGATTTGAAAATGTAGCCTTTCAATATGAAGTGGATGGTTCGCCAATTTTAAAAAACATGAACTTCACCATAAAACCAGGGGAGACGGTTGCGTTTGTTGGGATGAGTGGCGGTGGGAAATCTACCATTATTAGTTTAATCCCTCGTTTTTATGATGCAACAGATGGAGCGGTTTTTGTAGATGGACATAATGTTAAAGATGTCACAATCCATTCATTGCGCGCTCAAATTGGCATTGTGCTTCAAGATAATATTTTGTTTAGCGATTCAGTTAAGGAAAATATTTTGATGGGGAAACCAGGAGCGTCAGATGAGGAAGTAATGGCAGCTGCCAAAGCGGCTAATGCACATGACTTTATTATGAACTTACCAAATGGTTATAACACTAAGGTAGGAGAGCGTGGCGTAAAATTATCGGGTGGCCAAAAGCAACGTGTTGCTATTGCCCGTGTATTTTTAAAAAACCCACCGATTTTAATTTTAGATGAAGCAACATCAGCGCTAGATTTGGAAAGTGAAGCACTTATTCAAGAATCATTAGATGCCCTTGTGCATGATCGCACAACGATTATTATTGCGCACCGACTTTCAACCATTACACATGCTGATAATATATTTGTTATTGATCATGGACAATTAATAGAAAAAGGTAATCATGAACAACTAATGAAGAAGCAAGGCACTTACTATAATTTATTCCAAGTACAACATTTAGATTAA
- the mutY gene encoding A/G-specific adenine glycosylase, with the protein MNYPYVTEFRQSLVEWFEKEKRDLPWRHTKDPYKIWVSEVMLQQTRVDTVIPYYNRFMESFPTLELLAEAPQEYLLKHWEGLGYYSRARNLQAGVREVLESYGGIVPDNRHEISKLKGIGPYTAGAILSIAYNKPEHAVDGNVMRVLSRVLNIHDDIALPKTKKIFEAAVAELIDPENASSFNQGLMELGALICSPTSPKCLLCPVREYCTAFNEGEPENLPIKSKKVKMKHISYDVYVCEDEDGRILMEQRPEEGLLANMWQFPMVEQEDDSLIKFAHHHDLNVQAHQQILTFKHIFSHLTWHVNAYYMKSKTGEKGEWLTREQIELLPMPVPMLKIWQAIK; encoded by the coding sequence GTGAATTATCCATATGTAACAGAATTTCGACAATCTTTAGTCGAATGGTTCGAAAAAGAAAAACGAGATTTACCATGGAGACATACAAAGGACCCTTATAAAATTTGGGTTTCTGAGGTTATGCTACAGCAAACACGAGTTGACACAGTAATTCCTTATTATAATCGCTTTATGGAAAGCTTTCCAACGCTAGAATTATTAGCAGAGGCACCACAGGAATATTTATTAAAGCATTGGGAAGGCCTCGGTTATTACTCACGAGCACGGAATTTGCAAGCAGGTGTGCGTGAGGTTTTAGAAAGTTACGGGGGAATTGTACCTGATAATCGGCATGAAATTTCAAAACTAAAAGGAATCGGTCCCTATACTGCAGGCGCTATATTAAGTATTGCCTATAATAAGCCCGAGCATGCAGTTGATGGTAATGTTATGCGTGTTTTAAGTCGTGTCCTTAATATCCATGATGATATTGCACTTCCAAAAACAAAGAAAATTTTTGAAGCGGCTGTTGCAGAACTAATTGATCCTGAAAATGCATCTTCTTTTAACCAAGGCTTAATGGAACTTGGGGCACTTATTTGTTCCCCAACTTCACCAAAGTGTTTATTATGTCCCGTCCGAGAATACTGTACAGCTTTTAACGAGGGTGAACCCGAAAATCTGCCTATTAAATCTAAAAAAGTAAAGATGAAGCATATCTCATACGATGTCTATGTTTGTGAGGATGAAGATGGACGGATATTGATGGAGCAGCGTCCGGAAGAAGGATTACTCGCGAATATGTGGCAGTTTCCAATGGTGGAACAAGAAGATGATTCATTGATAAAATTTGCTCACCATCATGATTTAAATGTCCAAGCACACCAGCAAATTTTAACATTTAAGCATATCTTCTCTCATTTAACTTGGCATGTGAATGCTTATTATATGAAGAGTAAAACAGGTGAGAAGGGTGAATGGCTGACACGTGAGCAAATAGAATTATTACCAATGCCTGTACCTATGCTGAAGATATGGCAAGCGATTAAATAG
- a CDS encoding gamma-type small acid-soluble spore protein, with protein MKKNQNNNQQANKNMQRQSEEFGYETDFNEVQKQNAKAEQNKAQASGKYAKNNQNASE; from the coding sequence ATGAAGAAAAATCAAAACAACAACCAACAAGCAAATAAAAACATGCAACGCCAAAGTGAAGAGTTTGGTTATGAAACAGACTTCAACGAAGTGCAAAAGCAAAATGCTAAAGCTGAGCAGAATAAAGCTCAAGCTTCAGGCAAATACGCTAAGAATAACCAAAACGCGAGCGAGTAA